In a single window of the Desulfuribacillus alkaliarsenatis genome:
- a CDS encoding RluA family pseudouridine synthase, with amino-acid sequence MNQRNKQTIIEVVEETELMQLLLEKLQGKSRNNIKSILARGQVSINNKVINQFNHIVRPGQQIAINWSQEAQPEGLKIIFEDEYLIVIEKSHGLLSMATAKEKEQTAYSILSNHVKKKNPKNRIFIVHRLDQDTSGIMLFAKSQKIKDQLQENWQGIVQERSYIALVEGIVGKSQGTITSWLVEGKNMIMYSSRTPNGGKKAITHYKVLKTKGRHSLLEVNLETGRKNQIRVHMQDIAHSIVGDKKYGAKTNPLKRLGLHARVLAFKHPVSNKLVRFETPIPQEFLSLFQ; translated from the coding sequence CAGCGAAATAAACAAACAATAATTGAAGTTGTTGAAGAAACTGAATTAATGCAATTATTGCTAGAGAAGCTTCAAGGGAAAAGTCGCAATAACATTAAATCGATCCTAGCCCGTGGGCAAGTTTCGATAAACAATAAAGTAATTAACCAGTTCAACCACATTGTCAGGCCTGGACAGCAGATTGCAATCAATTGGAGCCAAGAAGCGCAGCCTGAGGGTTTAAAGATTATCTTTGAAGATGAATACCTAATTGTAATTGAGAAAAGTCATGGGTTATTATCAATGGCTACTGCCAAAGAAAAAGAGCAAACGGCGTACAGCATTTTAAGTAATCATGTAAAAAAGAAAAATCCGAAAAACAGGATATTTATTGTACATCGACTAGATCAAGATACATCGGGGATTATGTTGTTTGCAAAATCACAAAAAATAAAAGATCAGCTCCAAGAAAATTGGCAGGGAATAGTTCAAGAACGAAGCTACATCGCTCTAGTTGAAGGTATAGTGGGAAAATCGCAAGGGACAATTACATCGTGGCTGGTTGAAGGAAAAAACATGATAATGTATTCAAGTCGTACGCCTAATGGTGGGAAGAAAGCAATTACGCACTATAAGGTATTAAAAACTAAAGGTCGTCATTCCCTTTTAGAAGTTAATTTAGAAACGGGACGCAAGAATCAAATTAGAGTTCATATGCAAGATATAGCCCATAGTATTGTAGGAGACAAGAAATATGGGGCGAAGACAAATCCTCTAAAGCGATTGGGATTACATGCGCGCGTCTTAGCGTTTAAACATCCTGTTAGCAACAAATTAGTCCGATTTGAAACTCCGATTCCTCAAGAGTTCTTAAGTTTGTTCCAATAA